In Argiope bruennichi chromosome X1, qqArgBrue1.1, whole genome shotgun sequence, a single window of DNA contains:
- the LOC129959145 gene encoding uncharacterized protein LOC129959145 codes for MYLQVCFAIALLSRATSAYPAVYNQPQYLHHAAPQQQYAPIQYQAAPTQYHSAPSHVQVAPVQHQSLQQPHYQNIPVTYAKVEPSIHQLAATSSHGASGQQSSGSNSHAASEYADSATHSGRGYQSHGQHNTGAHQTHGIQGAKSNQQDAYSNVGSYSSDTGSGFEKSYSYDRAMGYHDIDAHNAGQTNEYASQAKQGHHNVGSHSTNLREQQGAHNKEGSSSESYTKSLFEKYGYTNNGSKQQGYSYSPVYGYGYH; via the exons ATGTATCTTCAG GTGTGTTTTGCTATTGCTTTACTAAGCAGAGCAACATCAGCCTATCCAGCCGTTTATAATCAACCACAGTACCTTCATCATGCAGCTCCTCAACAACAGTATGCACCAATACAATATCAAGCTGCACCCACGCAATATCATAGTGCCCCATCACATGTTCAGGTTGCTCCCGTTCAGCATCAAAGTCTGCAACAACCCCACTATCAAAATATCCCAGTAACTTATGCAAAGGTAGAGCCTTCCATCCATCAATTAGCAGCCACTAGCTCTCACGGAGCCTCCGGTCAACAGTCATCTGGCAGCAATTCTCATGCTGCAAGTGAATATGCCGATTCGGCTACACACTCCGGAAGAGGCTATCAGAGTCACGGGCAGCACAACACTGGAGCACATCAAACACACGGAATCCAAGGAGCCAAATCCAACCAACAAGATGCTTATAGTAATGTCGGATCTTATTCAAGTGACACAGGCAGCGGATTTGAAAAATCCTATTCTTATGACAGAGCTATGGGTTATCACGATATCGATGCACATAACGCTGGCCAAACCAACGAATATGCTTCCCAAGCCAAGCAGGGACACCATAATGTAGGGTCTCACAGCACTAATCTTCGGGAGCAGCAAGGTGCTCACAATAAAGAAGGGAGCAGCTCAGAATCTTACActaaatctttatttgaaaaatatggctACACAAACAATGGCAGTAAGCAGCAAGGATACAGCTATTCACCAGTTTATGGATATGGATATCACTGA
- the LOC129958511 gene encoding uncharacterized protein LOC129958511 codes for MSVEAKPVVVTVPTPQQLRSPSTFSGTPGEDPLKWLKEYDRVAHFNKWDDMVCLANVYFFLDGTAKQWFENNEDNLNSWEAFKNGLLGLFGDRQKHTKKAEEQLKYRAQRPGESTQSYIQSVLGLCLEVNPSMSDCEKVSHLMKGIAEDIYQALLMKEITTIADFTKWCNYIEDMKQKRVKRQRFERLPNVVPVASMEDEPDLTSLIRRIVQEEVQRLVTELKAPSEPYSQSLEDLVQDEVVKALAPVSAKPTEPRPRPSYAAVARRTSSPAQRLPVQSRKTDIWRTADNRPVCFHCGRPGHVVRYCRERKAVFDNYRRRQQNFETDAEEEEYRRPNTIRRSTPSPSRGRSPTRRFRSPSPYRRSSQSPSRRNEEN; via the coding sequence ATGTCGGTAGAAGCCAAGCCCGTAGTAGTGACTGTTCCTACGCCCCAACAACTGAGGAGCCCATCGACATTCTCCGGAACGCCTGGAGAGGACCCTCTTAAATGGCTAAAGGAGTATGATCGAGTTGCCCATTTCAACAAGTGGGATGACATGGTGTGTCTCGCCAATGTATATTTCTTCCTAGATGGCACTGCTAAGCAGTGGTTTGAAAACAACGAAGACAACTTGAATTCTTGGGAAGCGTTTAAAAATGGATTACTAGGACTTTTTGGTGACCGTCAAAAACACACCAAGAAAGCCGAAGAACAACTTAAATACAGAGCCCAGCGCCCAGGGGAGAGTACGCAGTCCTATATTCAGAGCGTATTAGGTCTCTGCCTAGAGGTTAATCCATCGATGTCTGACTGCGAAAAAGTGTCACACCTAATGAAAGGTATTGCCGAAGACATTTATCAGGcccttttaatgaaagaaatcacCACTATAGCTGATTTCACAAAATGGTGCAACTATATAGAGGATATGAAGCAAAAGAGAGTAAAACGACAGAGATTTGAGAGGCTACCAAACGTCGTACCTGTAGCATCCATGGAGGACGAGCCAGATTTGACGTCCCTCATTCGCAGAATAGTGCAGGAGGAAGTTCAGCGGTTGGTTACCGAACTTAAAGCACCTTCAGAACCATATTCCCAGTCGTTAGAGGACCTGGTGCAAGACGAAGTCGTAAAAGCTTTGGCACCGGTTTCAGCAAAACCAACCGAACCTCGACCAAGACCATCTTATGCAGCTGTGGCCAGACGAACCAGCTCCCCTGCTCAGAGGTTGCCCGTACAGTCAAGAAAAACTGATATTTGGAGAACTGCCGACAATAGACCAGTTTGTTTCCACTGTGGCCGTCCAGGACATGTTGTGCGCTATTGCAGAGAACGGAAAGCTGTATTTGACAATTATCGACGCCGCCAACAGAACTTCGAAACTGACGCTGAAGAAGAAGAATACCGCCGACCAAATACCATCCGCCGTTCCACACCCAGTCCATCTAGAGGCCGATCCCCTACACGCCGTTTCAGATCACCGTCACCGTATCGTCGATCCAGTCAGTCGCCAAGCCGCAGAAATGAGGAAAACTGA